The following are from one region of the Malassezia vespertilionis chromosome 4, complete sequence genome:
- a CDS encoding uncharacterized protein (EggNog:ENOG503NV8M; TransMembrane:3 (i17-37o82-102i346-371o); COG:I), producing the protein MLVWPDGYAHITRHIKIAAAAMLAGVLGIVSSTNIIMTFGDLDGNLVDAEQFAVRDAKNRVAGLLLPDEAIWISNHQIYTDWAYMWFIAARAQSAAAMHIVLKKSLRKIPGIGFSMEMFNFIFLSRNWEHDKEVMERTMADISSNKDGKTILLLYPEGTNRSRTQQERSNAFADKAGLPRLDHVLLPRVTGLYCCTKVFAERFNKVYLVDYTVAYEGVAQDEYAPEKYTIRGQLLKGLSPPRVHIHCDIVPLSQNLPTLTSARTDMPPLQHDLPNSPDDDAGKKAFGEWLYARWAKKSRLLDTYYHTGSFGDARASMGAVELCRPKTQHLDIPFCPASLGEELWNFALLPLGPLLLHLYCKLIFAIISVIFG; encoded by the coding sequence ATGCTTGTATGGCCGGATGGTTATGCGCACATCACACGTCACATTAAGattgcagctgcagcgatGCTAGCTGGAGTTTTGGGCATTGTTTCGTCTACGAACATTATTATGACGTTTGGTGACTTGGACGGCAACCTGGTCGACGCCGAACAGTTTGCTGTTCGCGATGCAAAGAACCGCGTCGCTGGCCTACTACTTCCAGACGAGGCCATCTGGATTAGCAACCACCAGATATATACAGATTGGGCATACATGTGGTTCattgctgcacgcgcacaaagtgctgcagcgatgcacaTCGTGCTCAAAaaatcgctgcgcaaaatcCCGGGGATTGGATTTTCGATGGAGATGTTCAACTTTATTTTTTTGTCCAGAAATTGGGAGCATGATAAGGAGGTCATGGAGCGCACCATGGCTGACATCTCTTCTAACAAGGACGGGAAAACTATTTTGTTGCTATACCCAGAGGGGACGAATCGTTCCCGCACTCAGCAAGAGCGAAGCAATGCTTTTGCTGACAAAGCTGGCCTTCCGCGTCTCGACCATGTCCTCCTCCCGCGCGTCACAGGCCTTTACTGTTGCACAAAGGTTTTCGCAGAAAGGTTTAATAAAGTATACCTGGTGGATTACACCGTCGCCTACGAAGGGGTTGCGCAGGACGAGTATGCTCCTGAGAAATATACCATACGAGGCCAATTATTAAAGGGTCTCTCCCCGCCACGCGTGCATATTCACTGCGATATCGTCCCACTCTCGCAAAATTTGCCGACGCTcacaagcgcacgcactgACATGCCGCCGCTACAGCACGACTTGCCGAACAGCCCAGACGATGATGCAGGGAAAAAGGCGTTTGGCGAATGGCTCTACGCACGGTGGGCTAAAAAGTCGCGCCTCCTCGATACCTACTACCACACTGGTTCTTTTGGGGATGCGCGTGCGTCTATGGGTGCAGTCGAACTTTGCAGACCGAAAACGCAACACCTCGACATCCCGTTTTGCCCCGCATCTCTTGGAGAAGAACTGTGGAATTTTGCCCTGCTGCCGCTTGGGCCGTTGCTCCTCCACCTATACTGTAAACTCATTTTTGCTATTATATCGGTAATATTTGGATAG
- a CDS encoding uncharacterized protein (COG:F; COG:H; EggNog:ENOG503NXPE) — MSKAIPKQVVKVPPGHIGNLDSSQKSKLAKIWLLYLHVLENPEKAQSGQIIADEAPDEGAPPLSKEEKAKEEKAHQEEAQALKLLFKTHGVDEFYNQFWLLCGPDNPDMMMLKFLRARKWNVHRAFAMLCKCLNWRIDTDVVGLLTEGDLGISKRDSKYLAQAESEKAFVAGMNDEQMPIIYIRVKKHLGKAQGEDTMTKFIIATAESFRSFISFPNDKVIIVFDLSGFGMKNMDWHALMTILQILEAYYPETLYKLYIVNAPWIFQGIWKAVSPLLDPVVRSKIIFTNKAAEMKNIPKDRLMSDLGGTLTDYPHYIPPKEGDNQSLPVNDPKRKKAMSSFIKEAKVFEEMSKKWADGNGRDDKLDEERMAQSEKMRLRFLEIYPLLRAKTLYDRAGIFTPDFTQHWEYKQSDGSVLTQNVGEEYGISALRKRIAQREQSFAPQGQSNEQKQNNTNFAKGPQRAGDASQSGNMGADSAASRGNDATTGAVAGGAAAGVAAGGAGAAAMASRKKAQPANRSAAPYSKPYASSILSTTSGDEQFYDTVEDISSSNTRNAEQGAAAGAGASLGEVTPAEAVASATDSNAAVSWDDDRAKTGVSQQEWTQGDGNAEQEEQPTAQQGNQYEEKDAQGFSGAASKRADEGGMRYKQGTNKSPLAGFPDLANGNGAETINKANEEAQHSVPAQQQAKRGFFSRLNCFSSKTY; from the exons ATGTCGAAAGCAATTCCGAAGCAAGTTGTAAAGGTCCCGCCTGGTCATATCG GCAACTTGGATTCCTCGCAGAAGAGCAAGCTGGCCAAGATATGGCTCCTTTACCTCCACGTTTTGGAGAACCCCGAGAAGGCGCAGTCCGGCCAAATTATTGCTGATGAGGCGCCGGACGaaggcgcaccgccgcttTCGAAGGAGGAAAAGGCGAAAGAGGAAAAGGCGCATCAGGAAgaggcgcaagcgctcAAACTCCTTTTCAAGACCCACGGCGTGGACGAGTTCTACAACCAGTTTTGGCTTCTCTGTGGACCTGATAATCCTGACATGATGATGCTCAAGTTTTTGCGAGCTCGCAAG TGGAACGTACACCGTGCTTTTGCGATGCTGTGCAAGTGTCTCAACTGGCGTATCGATACGGACGTTGTGGGCCTGCTCACCGAGGGCGATCTTGGGATTAGCAAGCGCGACTCCAAGTACCTCGCGCAGGCCGAGAGCGAGAAGGCGTTTGTCGCTGGTATGAACGATGAGCAAATGCCCATTATTTACATTCGCGTCAAGAAGCACTTGGGCAAGGCTCAAGGCGAAGACACGATGACCAAGTTTATCATCGCTACTGCCGAGTCCTTCCGCTCGTTTATTTCATTTCCGAACGACAAGGTCATTATCGTGTTTGATTTAAGTGGGTTCGGTATGAAGAACATGGATTGGCACGCGCTCATGACGATTCTGCAAATTTTGGAGGCGTACTATCCTGAGACGCTGTACAAGCTCTACATTGTTAATGCGCCTTGGATTTTCCAGGGTATCTGGAAAGCCGTTTCGCCCTTACTCGATCccgtcgtgcgcagcaagattATCTTTACCAACAAGGCAGCGGAGATGAAAAACATTCCCAAGGACCGTTTGATGTCCGACCTCGGCGGTACGCTCACCGACTATCCCCACTACATCCCACCCAAGGAAGGCGACAATCAGTCGCTCCCTGTGAACGACCCTAAGCGCAAGAAGGCCATGAGCTCGTTCATCAAAGAGGCAAAGGTATTTGAGGAAATGTCAAAGAAATGGGCCGACGGCAATGGGCGCGA CGACAAGCTGGACGAAGAGCGTATGGCCCAAAGCGAAAAGATGCGCCTCAGATTCCTCGAGATTTACCCGCTTTTGCGTGCCAAGACATTGTACGACCGTGCCGGTATCTTTACGCCCGACTTCACGCAGCACTGGGAGTACAAACAATCGGACGGCTCCGTATTGACTCAGAATGTCGGTGAGGAATACGGTATTAGCGCGCTGAGGAAGCGGATTGCTCAGCGCGAGCAATCCTTTGCACCTCAAGGGCAATCCAATGAGCAGAAGCAAAACAACACCAATTTTGCTAAAGGCCCCCAGCGTGCAGGGGATGCATCGCAGTCCGGCAACATGGGGGCCGATTCTGCAGCTAGCCGTGGTAATGATGCTACCACAGGTGCTGTTGCGGgtggtgctgctgctggcGTTGCTGCCGGAggagctggcgctgctgcaatggcctcgcgcaagaaaGCGCAGCCTGCAAACAGATCTGCAGCTCCATATTCCAAGCCGTACGCAAGCTCGATTTTGTCGACGACGAGCGGTGACGAGCAGTTCTACGACACTGTGGAGGATATCTCTTCTTCTAACACGCGTAATGCAgagcaaggcgctgcagccggcgccggcgccagTTTGGGAGAAGTTACTCCTGCTGAGGCCGTTGCAAGTGCCACCGACTCCAATGCAGCTGTTTCTTGGGACGACGACCGTGCAAAGACGGGTGTCTCGCAGCAGGAGTGGACACAAGGCGACGGcaatgccgagcaagaGGAGCAGCCCACCGCTCAGCAGGGAAACCAGTACGAAGAAAAAGACGCTCAGGGTTTTTCCGGTGCTGCCAGCAAGCGTGCGGATGAGGGTGGAATGCGCTACAAGCAAGGCACCAACAAATCGCCGCTTGCAGGCTTTCCGGACCTCGCCAACGGCAACGGCGCCGAGACCATTAACAAGGCAAAtgaggaggcgcagcactcggtgcctgcgcagcagcaggccAAGAGGGGCTTTTTTTCGCGGCTCAACTGTTTTTCCAGCAAGACTTATTAA
- a CDS encoding uncharacterized protein (COG:T; EggNog:ENOG503NZ9T) gives MVSTAAPSEPQSEENDFVEVALDAVVESPERQPCSLNLDLLRHSYKRGGRSQLNLSAHKSTDCLPAPCLKQSRSLSASHYDDMVLDPLSIDTSSVQASLYMRRERKVKGRYRSRLESPRKQPLALSMDDLTLKNMHKCSDGAVTDPGITMTVADAQGDFVVVQSPRAMQYRMPVSRNNFGIDLVQGKRASSLRDPVVFEHNGSNGNALGTLSEPVSPCYSRSETPLPDSLPDTKHDTSEPSAPAAPPIPPLPTPAGGSSLTRMPHLPPKSRKEEKKHLAEFTTMMEQSIAAEKKRDEETASLNKQREEGEKARRRIWEEEILPCWTRARQEPRYRELWWRGIPPSLRARLWSRACGNNLMLPHDLFAKAVALAKDALEHDQMPSFLCDAVEEDIANTLPSLRLFNHPDAPLYWEFRDILYAFLFVRADEAAQRMGTDTLALEKLNEHFVLYVPGTANLAAMLLINMPAEQALVALINLIGKLHWLRALYQLERSPVRNEETISYKEVYAFERVFNTLIAEQFPVVYANLQKHDIRASTFLRFWIRSMFVPWLDIDVVAQLWDIILLEDSSAALYRIAIALFQLLVPRLYAHDPAELASILQGTNKGVLHVWYREWPVPPKDETPPKDRIYAQYAMSEASVYRALDEQNSWWKDSTLQRLLDRELH, from the coding sequence ATGGTGTCGACAGCTGCACCGAGCGAACCCCAGTCCGAGGAGAACGATTTTGTGGAAGTTGCCTTGGATGCAGTAGTCGAGTCGCCAGAGCGCCAGCCGTGCTCACTGAATCTGGACCTGCTGCGGCATAGCTACAAGCGCGGAGGCAGGTCGCAGCTGAATCTGTCTGCGCACAAGTCGACAGATTGCCTGCCTGCACCATGTTTAAAGCAGTCGCGCAGCCTCAGCGCGTCACACTATGACGATATGGTGCTAGACCCGCTCTCCATCGATACTTCTAGTGTGCAAGCAAGCTtgtacatgcgccgcgagcgaaAAGTCAAGGGGCGCTATCGCAGCCGACTCGAATCGCCACGGAAACAGCCGTTGGCGCTTTCTATGGACGACTTGACTCTGAAAAATATGCACAAGTGCAGCGATGGTGCAGTGACTGATCCTGGGATTACCATGACGGTCGCGGATGCCCAGGGTGACTTTGTGGTTGTGCAATCACCGCGTGCCATGCAGTACCGCATGCCGGTTTCGCGCAATAATTTCGGGATAGATTTGGTCCAAGGAAAACGTGCGTCGAGTTTGCGTGATCCTGTGGTGTTCGAGCACAACGGATCAAACGGGAATGCACTGGGCACACTTAGCGAGCCGGTATCGCCGTGTTATTCGAGGAGTGAGACGCCGCTGCCCGACTCCCTACCTGACACAAAGCATGACACGAGCGAACCCAGTGCAcctgccgcgccgcccatacCTCCCTTGCCAACGCCTGCGGGCGGCTCCAGCCTCACACGGATGCCGCACCTCCCACCCAAATCGCGCAAAGAAGAAAAGAAACACCTTGCCGAATTCACCACAATGATGGAGCAGTCCATCGCAGCAGagaagaagcgcgacgaAGAGACTGCCTCGCTGAACAAGCAGCGTGAAGAGGGGGAGAAGGCGCGTCGTAGGATATGGGAAGAGGAAATCCTTCCGTgctggacgcgcgcgcgtcaGGAGCCACGCTACCGAGAGCTTTGGTGGCGCGGCATTCCTCcctcgctgcgtgcgcgtctttggtcgcgcgcgtgcggaaaCAATCTTATGCTTCCGCATGATTTGTTTGCAAAAGCAGTTGCGCTCGCAAAAGATGCGCTCGAACACGACCAAATGCCGTCATTTTTGTGCGACGCTGTGGAAGAGGATATTGCAAACACGCTTCCAAGCTTGCGCCTCTTTAACCACCCCGATGCCCCTCTCTACTGGGAATTCCGCGATATTCTTTACGCCTTTCTCTTTGTCCGCGCAGACgaggcagcgcagcgtatgGGCACAGATACATTGGCACTCGAAAAGCTCAACGAGCATTTTGTGCTGTACGTGCCCGGCACCGCGAATCTTGCCGCAATGCTCTTGATAAATATGCCCGCAGAGCAGGCGCTGGTCGCTTTGATCAACCTTATCGGCAAGCTCCACTGGCTTCGCGCCTTGTATCAACTGGAGCGCAGCCCTGTGCGAAATGAGGAGACAATCAGCTACAAAGAAGTGTATGCATTTGAGCGCGTATTCAATACACTGATTGCCGAGCAATTTCCCGTGGTCTATGCCAATTTGCAAAAGCACGACATTCGAGCGAGCACCTTTTTGCGTTTTTGGATCCGCTCCATGTTTGTCCCATGGCTTGATATCGATGTGGTAGCGCAGCTTTGGGACATTATCCTGCTAGAAGACTCTAGTGCTGCACTCTACCGCATTGCAATTGCGCTATTCCAGCTCTTGGTGCCTCGGCTCTACGCGCACGACCCTGCAGAACTCGCAAGTATTCTGCAAGGTACCAACAAGGGCGTACTCCACGTCTGGTACCGCGAGTGGCCAGTGCCTCCCAAAGACGAAACACCCCCCAAAGACCGCATCTATGCACAGTATGCAATGAGCGAGGCCAGTGTATACCGCGCGCTTGACGAACAAAATAGCTGGTGGAAAGACTCCACCCTGCAGCGACTGCTAGATCGCGAATTACACTAG
- a CDS encoding uncharacterized protein (EggNog:ENOG503P6GZ) yields MVGASSAPPYLACDTIPGNQPYLPVSCDIFELVIQQDATSFQAGYLGLGGHFASVIGDVATKFDASMCTTGFTKWYAFLALTISTIWLHVVEWVRYPYVQQIELYTANAVIWQRAEGDTGNVPALLPFQFRLTDDLPQCIHTPESGLTYTLYARLHHRAGRDLHTSTVIHPTRYTIPGREALLPYADNDVESNGAARRWKTVEHDYRYSLYPVFWSTNDPIIAHFWLERSVIRKTERVVLQVHIPPPHERAVVDESLQLKSVETALVRVTQSHPAKQVHPDARILAQVLANHTNDRSSGSTSADANPSAPIVHETLVAHGGKSCRFHSQRPIHLSFALRAVPYVGSSAAFDLASTEHGIEGHGTCETITQDTTLHSVHFVLIVRVVLLDAHDVHHDIVTGQLIRILPGPAGLDTDASVAPGERKHPVPGASSAHGKAAVTSDEMVSFFTDYPEYDGYNDAMEESGGRATSLTTDLDTSTPFQEVMMHDPSHVHFVSTHMDGPPPSMHEHVLDARLCDDLGDNPSYAAQLATANLEQPPGFDEANEPLQEYGLEMTPMDYTAPPAEEPPTALDGHSSTNASTLPPPYADASNVPTPAASPTQADGLPTYSTQLPLFFPPSYEA; encoded by the coding sequence ATGGTGGGTGCCTCTagtgcgccgccgtacTTGGCTTGTGATACGATTCCTGGCAACCAGCCCTATTTGCCCGTCAGCTGCGATATATTTGAGCTCGTCATACAGCAAGATGCCACATCCTTTCAGGCAGGCTACTTGGGTCTCGGCGGGCACTTTGCGTCCGTGATTGGCGACGTTGCTACAAAATTCGATGCTTCCATGTGCACGACTGGGTTTACGAAATGGTATGCTTTCCTTGCGCTCACAATCAGCACAATATGGTTGCACGTCGTGGAATGGGTGCGCTACCCATACGTACAACAAATTGAACTGTATACCGCGAATGCAGTGATTTGGCAGCGTGCAGAAGGAGATACTGGGAATGTTCCCGCTTTGCTTCCTTTTCAATTCCGACTCACCGACGATCTTCCGCAATGTATTCATACGCCAGAGAGCGGCCTGACCTACACCTTGTACGCAAGGCTACACCACCGCGCAGGCCGCGATCTGCACACCAGCACGGTCATTCATCCTACACGATACACAATACCAGgccgcgaagcgctgcttcctTACGCAGATAACGACGTCGAAAGCaacggcgccgctcggcggtGGAAGACGGTGGAACACGACTACCGCTACTCGCTCTACCCCGTCTTTTGGTCGACAAACGATCCCATCATCGCGCATTTCTGGCTTGAACGCTCCGTGATCCGCAAGACagagcgcgtcgtgctaCAGGTCCACATCCCCCcgccgcacgagcgcgccgttgTCGACGAGAGTTTGCAACTGAAGAGTGTGGAGACCGCCTTGGTCCGCGTCACACAATCGCATCCTGCAAAACAGGTCCATCCAGACGCGCGGATCCTGGCGCAGGTGCTTGCGAATCACACCAATGACCGCTCGAGTGggagcacgagcgcggATGCGAATCCCAGTGCGCCCATTGTGCACGAAACGCTTGTTGCGCATGGCGGAAAATCGTGCCGCTTCCACTCCCAACGGCCCATCCACCTGTCATTTGCTCTACGAGCCGTTCCCTACGTCGGGAGCAGTGCCGCGTTTGATCTTGCTTCGACAGAGCACGGTATTGAAGGTCACGGTACGTGCGAGACCATAACGCAGGACACAACATTGCACAGCGTGCACTTTGTCCTGATTGTACGTGTTGTTCTTCTGGATGCACACGATGTGCACCATGACATTGTCACTGGGCAGCTGATCCGCATTCTGCCCGGCCCTGCCGGCCTGGATACCGACGCTTCCGTCGCACCGGGCGAAAGGAAGCACCCTGTGCCCGGTGCATCTTcagcgcacggcaaagCGGCTGTAACCAGCGACGAGATGGTCTCTTTCTTTACCGACTACCCCGAATACGACGGCTACAATGACGCTATGGAAGAGAGCGGTGGGCGCGCTACTTCCCTCACGACAGACCTCGATACCTCGACGCCGTTCCAAGAAGTCATGATGCACGATCCTTCCCACGTTCACTTTGTATCGACGCACATGGACgggccgccgccaagcatGCACGAGCAtgtgctcgatgcgcggctttgCGATGATCTTGGGGACAACCCTAGCTatgctgcacagcttgcAACGGCAAACTTAGAACAGCCGCCTGGATTCGACGAGGCGAATGAGCCGCTGCAAGAGTACGGCTTGGAGATGACCCCGATGGATTacactgcgccgcccgcagAAGAGCCGCCAACTGCACTGGACGGGCACAGCAGCACAAATGCGTCAACCCTTCCTCCGCCGTATGCTGACGCATCCAACGTGCCAACGCCAGCAGCGTCGCCCACACAGGCCGATGGGCTGCCCACCTACTCGACCCAGCTTCCCCTATTTTTCCCTCCATCGTACGAAGCATGA
- the SNU13 gene encoding RNA binding protein snu13 (COG:J; EggNog:ENOG503P2R7): MSNAAVNPRAFPLSDAALTNQILDLIQQASHYKQLKKGANEATKTLNRGICEFIVMAADVEPIEIVLHLPLLCEDKNVPYVFVPSKIALGRACGVSRAVVACSVTTNEARELQSQIHTIKLAIERLLI; this comes from the exons ATGTCGAACGCTGCTGTAAACCCCCGCGCTTTCCCGCTTTCTGATGCTGCATTGACGAACCAGATTCTTGATCTGATCCAGCAGGCGTCGCACTACAAGCAGCTCAAGAAGGGTGCGAACGAAGCGACCAAGACGCTCAACCGCGGCATTTGCGAGTTTATTGTCATGGCCGCAGACGTGGAGCCCATAGAGATTGTGCTCCATTTGCCGCTCTTGTGCGAGGACAAG AACGTTCCCTACGTCTTTGTTCCGTCCAAGATTGCGCTTGGCCGTGCATGCGGCGTTTCTCGCGCGGTTGTTGCGTGCAGTGTCACCACgaacgaggcgcgcgaacTGCAGAGCCAGATCCATACAATCAAGCTTGCCATCGAGCGCTTGTTGATCTAG
- the SIS1 gene encoding Molecular chaperone (DnaJ super) (COG:O; BUSCO:EOG092641A6; EggNog:ENOG503NW97), protein MGKDYYKILGVAKGADEDEIKKAYKKAALKWHPDRNKDDEAGAKKKFQEVGEAFEVLSDKNKRTIYDQYGEDGLKGGMPESAAGGAGGAGGFGGMGGGFPGAGGGHSFRFSSGGGNPFGGGASGFSPSDPNDIFAHIFGGASPFGMGGAGGRSSGMPGMGGMGGMGGMGGGMGGDDFPGGFASFGGGGGGRSAEAEPKPKDWETPLMLTLEELCKGTTKKLKISRHLANGSTEQKVLTIEVKRGWKKGTKVRFNAAGNEVSPGNFQDLVFVVDERPDSRFRRNGDDLYMVQPLRLVDALDPSAAGTPASRRKITTLDGRTIEIPLPTPAAGKTTITPGRTTRLANEGMPISKVKGTRKGDLVIEWNVEFPDKLSETQRKEVRTTLA, encoded by the exons ATGGGCAAAGACTATTACAAGATTTTGGGTGTTGCAAAGGGTGCTGATGAGGATGAAATCAAGAAAG CATAcaaaaaagcggcgctaAAATGGCACCCGGATCGCAACAAGGATGACGAGGCGggcgcgaagaagaagTTCCAAGAGGTCGGCGAGGCTTTTGAAGTCCTGTCTGACAAGAACAAGCGCACAATCTATGACCAATACGGCGAAGACGGCCTCAAAGGCGGCATGCCAGAGAGCGCCGCCGGTGGTGCCGGTGGTGCCGGCGGCTTTGGAGGTATGGGCGGCGGCTTTCCCGGCGCTGGTGGCGGTCATTCTTTCCGTTTCAGCTCTGGTGGCGGCAATCCGTTTGGTGGCGGCGCTAGTGGATTTTCCCCGTCCGACCCTAACGATATTTTCGCACACATTTTCGGCGGCGCCAGTCCAttcggcatgggcggcgccggcggccGCTCTAGCGGAATGCCAGGtatgggcggcatgggcggcatgggcggcatgggcggcggcatgggtGGTGACGACTTTCCTGGTGGCTTTGCCTcgtttggcggcggcggcggcggccgcagcgccgaggccgagccCAAGCCTAAAGACTGGGAGACTCCGCTCATGCTTACCCTGGAAGAGCTCTGCAAGGGCACCACGAAAAAGCTCAAGATTAGTCGCCATCTTGCGAATGGCAGCACTGAGCAAAAGGTGCTTACTATTGAAGTGAAGCGGGGTTGGAAAAAAGGCACAAAGGTTCGCTTCAACGCTGCAGGCAACGAAGTAAGCCCCGGCAATTTCCAGGACCTCGTGTTTGTCGTTGACGAGCGTCCTGACTCTCGTTTCAGGCGCAATGGCGATGATCTGTACATGGTGCAGCCGCTCCGCTTGGTAGATGCATTGGATCCTTCCGCCGCTGGCACGCCTGCCTCACGACGCAAGATCACAACGCTCGATGGCCGCACAATCGAAATTCCTTTGCCCACACCTGCAGCAGGCAAAACGACCATCACGCCCGGCCGCACAACGCGCCTGGCCAATGAGGGTATGCCCATTTCGAAAGTCAAGGGCACCAGAAAGGGCGACCTGGTCATCGAGTGGAATGTCGAGTTTCCCGACAAACTCTCCGAGACTCAGCGCAAGGAAGTGCGTACGACACTTGCTTAA